The proteins below come from a single Candidatus Palauibacter polyketidifaciens genomic window:
- the rpsJ gene encoding 30S ribosomal protein S10, which translates to MAQKIRIRLKAFDPAVIDQTAADIVRTAQKTGASVSGPIPLPTRRQLFTVLRSPHVDKKSREQFELKTHKRLIDIHDSRPQTIDALTKLDLAAGVDVEIKVE; encoded by the coding sequence ATGGCGCAGAAGATACGGATTCGGCTGAAGGCCTTCGATCCAGCGGTGATCGACCAGACGGCGGCGGACATCGTTCGGACGGCGCAGAAGACCGGTGCGTCCGTCAGCGGGCCGATCCCGCTCCCGACGCGCCGTCAGCTGTTCACGGTCCTGCGGAGCCCGCATGTGGACAAGAAGTCGCGGGAACAGTTCGAACTGAAGACGCACAAGCGGCTCATCGATATCCATGACTCCCGTCCGCAGACGATCGACGCGCTGACGAAGCTGGATCTCGCGGCCGGCGTCGATGTGGAAATCAAAGTCGAGTAG